The following coding sequences lie in one Synechococcus sp. CC9902 genomic window:
- a CDS encoding NAD(P)/FAD-dependent oxidoreductase: MGLSTAWQLSQGGHQVALFDPRLNQPSETGIPNSRGNGTSASLGVLMGHVFRRTSGRGWRLRQRSMALWPQWIADLQRFEPALSLNRSLIQIAEDASAFERMRTLASDRSHLGIQAIPPGDIETIWPTAQFGALRSKNDGRINPVLLQKALRLALASSSVELVPEPINALTRKNPGWQLNGSGGHKSVHDAVVICAALASPALIEPLGHSRPISPVLGQALALQCADGPSNWQGWPSVLVDQGFNLIPNGPKRLLLGATVEPGDSAAHSPLELMRSLNDRAPTWLKNAEPIDQWSGLRARPVDRPAPLLEALEPGLILASGHYRNGVLLAPATAEWIANGFANDANGF; this comes from the coding sequence ATTGGCCTCAGCACTGCTTGGCAGCTGTCTCAAGGGGGACATCAGGTCGCTCTCTTCGATCCGAGGCTGAATCAGCCCAGCGAAACGGGGATTCCTAACAGCAGAGGGAATGGCACCAGTGCGTCCCTGGGTGTGCTGATGGGGCATGTGTTCCGTCGCACCAGTGGTCGCGGATGGAGACTGCGCCAGCGCAGCATGGCGCTCTGGCCGCAGTGGATTGCGGACCTGCAACGGTTCGAACCAGCGCTCAGCCTGAATCGATCCCTCATTCAAATCGCAGAGGACGCCTCCGCCTTTGAGCGCATGCGGACGCTCGCATCCGACAGAAGTCATCTGGGTATACAGGCCATCCCGCCTGGCGACATTGAGACGATTTGGCCAACCGCTCAGTTCGGAGCACTGCGATCCAAGAACGATGGCCGAATCAACCCAGTGCTGTTGCAAAAAGCTCTTCGCTTAGCCCTTGCATCAAGTTCCGTCGAGCTTGTCCCAGAGCCCATCAATGCCCTAACTCGCAAAAATCCTGGCTGGCAGCTCAACGGCAGCGGAGGTCACAAAAGCGTTCACGATGCTGTTGTGATCTGCGCGGCACTGGCAAGCCCAGCTCTCATCGAACCGCTGGGCCACAGTCGTCCGATCAGCCCAGTCTTAGGACAAGCCCTTGCCCTCCAATGCGCCGATGGACCCTCCAATTGGCAAGGATGGCCCAGTGTGCTGGTGGACCAGGGATTTAATTTGATCCCGAACGGCCCAAAACGGTTGCTTCTGGGAGCAACCGTCGAGCCAGGAGATTCAGCGGCGCACAGCCCCTTAGAACTGATGCGATCTCTGAACGACAGAGCACCAACCTGGTTAAAAAACGCCGAACCGATTGACCAATGGAGCGGTTTACGCGCACGTCCGGTGGACCGCCCCGCTCCACTGCTCGAAGCACTCGAACCAGGACTCATTTTGGCCTCGGGCCATTACCGAAACGGCGTTTTACTCGCTCCCGCAACGGCTGAATGGATCGCCAATGGCTTCGCTAATGATGCGAACGGTTTTTGA